From the Planifilum fimeticola genome, the window GATCGCGTCGACGGATTGATCAGGGAGGGGACGGAGCCGCAGCGCCTGATCGACGACATGATCGATTCCGGCCGGGATCTCCTCCTCCTGCGCACGGCGCCGAACCTGCCGGATCTGCGGGATCGGATCGGAGGGGATGAATCCTGGGAGCGCTTGGCCGACCGCTTTTCTCCGGGGATGCTGAACCGCATGCTGGAGGTGCTGATCCAGGCGGCCCAGAAAATGAAATGGACTCCCCATGCCCGGGTGGTCCTGGAGATGGCGGTGGTGGAGCTTTGTCATCCGGCGGCTGCGGAACAGGCGGCAGCCAGGGAGATGGCGCGTGCCGAGGCCGCCCCGCCCACCGAAGCCCTCGGGGAGCGGATTCGCCTGCTGGAGCGGAAGATCAAAGAATTGGAGAAGGCGGCCTTCCATCCGGGTTCCGCCTCCGGAGGTGCGGCGGCTCCGCCTTCCGAGCGACCCGCACCTTCATCGGGAAGGCAGCCCGCGGGCGAGGGGAAATCGTTCCGGGACATCGATCCGAAGCGGACGGAGGAGGTTCGTCGGCATTGGCCGGAGGTACTTGCCCGGGTCAAGGAGCAAAAGATCACCGTGCACGCCTGGCTGATCGACGGCGAGCCGGTGGCAGCCACGCAGGATGCGGTGATCGTCGCCTTCAAGAACTCGATCCATCGGGAGACGACGGAGAAGGAATCCCACAAATCGCTGATCGAAAAGGTGATGGCGGAGGTGTTGGGCTCTCCCCTCCGGCTGATCACCGTGATGCGGGACGAGTGGCAGGAGTTCGGCGATCAACCGTCCGGCGGCCGGGAGGAGGAATCGGCCCCTTCCCCTTCGAAAAAGGAAGGGAGTGCGGAAGGGGAAGACATGGTCCGGCAGGCGGTGGAGATCTTCGGGAAAGACCTGGTCGAAATCACCGATTGAAGGTGTTGGACCGTCAATAACCTGCAGGAGGGAACCGAAACGTGCGAAACATGAATCAGATGATGAAACAGGTAAAAAAAATGCAGGCCCAGATGGCGAAGGCCCAGGAGGAGCTGGCCCGGAAGGAAGTGGAGGGCACCGCGGGCGGCGGCGTGGTCAAGGTTCGGATGAACGGGCACAAGCAGGTGCTGGGGGTGGAGATTGCCCCCGAGGCGGTGGATCCGGAGGATGTGGAGATGTTGCAGGATCTGATCACCGCAGCCTTCAACGAGGCGATGAAGCAGGTCGACGACTTGGTCGCCAAGGATCTGGGCAAATTGACGGGCGGTCTCAATTTGCCGGGGCTGTTTTAATGGAAGAAAGAGATACTGAAGCGGGAGTGGCCTGATGGTGTATGTACCGGAACCGATTGCGAAGCTGATCGAAGCCTTTATGCGGCTGCCGGGTATTGGACCGAAGACGGCCCAACGCCTGGCTTTTTTCGTATTGGGGATGGACGAGGAAGACGTGATGGACCTGGCCAAGGCGCTGGTCCGGGCGAAGCGGGATCTGCACACCTGTTCCGTCTGCAGCAACATCACGGACAAGGAAGTGTGCGCCATCTGCAGCGACAAAAACCGGGATCGGTCCGTCATCTGCGTCGTTCAGGATCCCCGGGACGTGATCGCGATGGAGCGGACCCGGGAATACAACGGACTGTATCATGTGCT encodes:
- a CDS encoding YbaB/EbfC family nucleoid-associated protein, translated to MRNMNQMMKQVKKMQAQMAKAQEELARKEVEGTAGGGVVKVRMNGHKQVLGVEIAPEAVDPEDVEMLQDLITAAFNEAMKQVDDLVAKDLGKLTGGLNLPGLF
- the dnaX gene encoding DNA polymerase III subunit gamma/tau, producing the protein MTYRALYRVWRSQSFADLVGQEHVTRTLKNALKEKRFSHAYLFSGPRGTGKTSTAKIFAKAVNCLEGPAPEPCNRCEPCRRIAEGSLMDVVEIDAASNRGVDEIRDLRDKVKFAPTEVRYKVYIVDEVHMLTTEAFNALLKTLEEPPDHVIFILATTEPHKLPQTIRSRCQHFPFHRISFREIVRHLRRICDAQSVEVDEAALATIARAADGGMRDALSLLDQVLAYADGRVEESTVLAVTGFTSRSTLAELWKGLAEGDAQTVLDRVDGLIREGTEPQRLIDDMIDSGRDLLLLRTAPNLPDLRDRIGGDESWERLADRFSPGMLNRMLEVLIQAAQKMKWTPHARVVLEMAVVELCHPAAAEQAAAREMARAEAAPPTEALGERIRLLERKIKELEKAAFHPGSASGGAAAPPSERPAPSSGRQPAGEGKSFRDIDPKRTEEVRRHWPEVLARVKEQKITVHAWLIDGEPVAATQDAVIVAFKNSIHRETTEKESHKSLIEKVMAEVLGSPLRLITVMRDEWQEFGDQPSGGREEESAPSPSKKEGSAEGEDMVRQAVEIFGKDLVEITD
- the recR gene encoding recombination mediator RecR, which gives rise to MYVPEPIAKLIEAFMRLPGIGPKTAQRLAFFVLGMDEEDVMDLAKALVRAKRDLHTCSVCSNITDKEVCAICSDKNRDRSVICVVQDPRDVIAMERTREYNGLYHVLHGAISPMEGIGPEDLRIPELLKRLEKDEVQELILATNPNIEGEATAMYLSKLVKPFGLRVTRIAHGLPVGGDLEYADEVTLTKALEGRREL